The stretch of DNA aattattgtattttttgtaaagacaggattttgctatgttggccagggtagacttgaactcctgagctcaagcaatctgcctgcctcagcctcccaaatgtctGGTCTTAATGAATTCATCTGTCAGGAGCATCATCAATCTGTATGCCAGGATTAGAGCTGACCCGTGTCACTCTTCCATCTGTACCCAGCTCACACTTCTGCTGTGGCAGTTACAACCCTTGCTTACCTGGCTTATGTGTTTGTCCAGTGCAGTCAGACTGAGGCTCCTTTGGAGAGGTGATTTTTAATCTTGATGGCTGTTACACCTGGCACAATACCAGGAAGGTATGTAATAATCATCCGTTGCAGAGATGGATTGAAAAAAACTTAGTAAGTCCAGTTAATAAGCATTGAGAAGAAgtgagcttttttttaaaaaaaatcatgacatCTGTAGGTTTGTGCCCCGCACTCTGTGCCAGAACTTACAATGGTGGGAAAATGGGGGACAGAGGAGCAAAAGTAGAAGGAAAGGATGGTTGAAAGAGAATTTTTATCATTGATTAACATATGAACTCTAGTACccttttttaaatcacaaaacaaGTCAATAGAGTTACAAAGTGCTATAAGAGTATGCCaaccagccgggcacggtggctcactcctgtaatcccagcactttgggaggctgaggcgggtggatcacctgaggtcaggagttcaagaacagcctggccaacatggtgaaaccctgtctctaataaaaatacaaaaattagccaggcgtggtgacaggcgcctgtaatcccagctactcagaaggctgaggcacaagaatcacttgaaccggggaggcggaggttgcagtgagccaagatcacaccactgcactccagcctgggcgatagaccAAGACtcagtcacagaaaaaaaaaaaatccaaccacaGACAAAATGAGCATATCTCTACCTGGCCTTTTCTAATCAGCAGATGTTTTCTCCACATGATGACTTCTTATCTTTTACTCAGTCTGACCCCCACAAGAATGCTGGCATTTGTCACCATGTCTCACAGAAAGGTCATGGGGCATATTGTAGCCATGTTTATAACAACACTTGTGACCTcactgccttctctctctttgaACTTTCtgcatttaaagatttttctctttgctacCTGGACAACTTCTACTTCCTTTCATACTCTCCCACtagttagaagaaaataattacgAAGTATGCAAacaaacttaaaaggaaaaaaatgtattgctcacaCCTGAACCCCACACAGCATACAGCTGCTTTATTAGAATGGCATTCAAGTAGGAACGTGGAAGAAGCTGTGTCCATAGTGGTCGTGTGATGACTCCAGCTCTTAAGCAAAAGCTTCACATAATGACAGTCAGAATTTGCCCAGTCATGGTTCAATTTTATACTGTTCGTATTTTTTTAACTAGTTTTAAagtctttattattaaaattcctGAAGGAAAAATACTATTGAGAGTTGGAAATGATGCTGTATCTACAAATTAAATCATAATCCCTAATTAAAGGATTTCATATATACAGCTTATGTTTTAGAGTTTCACATTGTATGAAAGTTGCCATGTGTGTTATCTATGTATTTACTTTCTGCCATCCTACCGTCATTATTCTTGCAGATCAGGAAATTTTACGTAAATTAGAGAAGGAGAAAATCCTGGTGTTCACGCCATCCCGGCGAGTCCAGGGGAGGAGAGTGGTGTGCTATGACGACAGGTTCATCGTGAAGCTGGCTTTTGAGTCGGACGGTATCATTGTGTCCAATGATAACTACAGGGACTTGGCTAATGAGAAGCCAGAATGGAAGAAGTTCATAGATGAACGattattaatgtattcatttgtcAATGACAAGTAAGTAAAACCATTTACTTGCCAATGATACTGCTTCTGTAAAAATATAACTATCCCTGGCAGCTGCTACAGAATTCTCTTTTTGCCACTGTCCAGACTTCACACAGGTTTCTAACAACTGATCTCCCCACTGATCCTCAGTGGGAGTCAGGAAAACTGCAGAATCATTGCCAGAGGAGGCCCGGTGTGAGTGGCAGGCCCCACCTTTCCCTGTAAGTCACTCATAGAACACCTAAGGTAGAGGAAGTCTTCTAAGACTATGTCTGGAGAACCTGAGGAAACAGACACTGGGGAAATTCCCATCTTCACCCTCAAAGGACTgccttttaaaatcaatttagaGCACTGATAGCTTACTAAATAAGCCATGCTtggcttaacaacagggatacgttctgagaaattcATCTTCAGGCGATTTCATTGTGGgtatgaacatcatagagtgtacttacacaaaccagCTGGAACAGCCTACTACACGCCTAGGCGATGTGGTACATATAGCCTGTTGCTTCCAGGCTACCAACTTGTATAGCatgctactgtactgaatactgtaggcaactgtaatacGATGGTATGATatgtttgtatatctaaacatacctaaacacTGAAGAGgtatatataccataaaatatggtataaaagatttcTAAATGGTATGTCTctgtagggcacttaccatgaatggggCTTGCAGGACGGGAAGTTGTCCTGAGTGAGTCAGTGAAtgaatggtgagtgaatgtgaacgGCTAGGACATTACTATAAACcactatagactttataaacactgtatacttaGGCTATGCCAAATTTatcaaaaaatacttttcttttttcaataatatattaaCCTTGGCTTATAACttttttactattaatatataaacttcttagtttttaaaacttttttctcttttgtaataccacttagcttaaaacattgtacaactgtacaaaaacattttccttctttatatccttattctataagctgttttctatttttatttttttttctttttaaagtgtttgttaaaaactaagacacaaacacattatcctaggcctgcacagggtcaggatcatcaaaaTCACTGTCCTCCACCCCCACATATTGTTCCCCTGGAAAGTCTCCAGGGGCAGTACTATGcgtggagctgtcatctcctatggtAACGATGCCTTTTGAAATACTTCCTGAATGAACTGCATgaagctgttttacagttaacattATTTTAGAAGTAGAAggaatacactctaaaataaaaacaaaaagtataatatagtaactatataaaccagtaacatagttggggatattttgttttcttttgtttttttgttttttgagacggagtcttgccctgtcgcccaagctggagtgcagtggtgccacctcagctcactgcaacctccgtctcccaggttcaagcaattctcattcctcagcctcctgagtagctggaattacaggcacgccccatcacacctggctaatttttgtgttttttttttttagtagagacgaggtttcaccatgttggccaggctggtctcgaactcctgacctcaagtggtctgtctgccttggcctcccaaaatgctgggattacaggcatgagccatcacgcacAGCCAGTGACATCATGGTTTATCGAGTATTATGCGCAGTCCATAATAGTATGTGCTACACTTTTATACGACTGGGGGCATGGTAGCTTTGTTTGTACCAGCATCAGCATGATCACAAACACATGTGTAATGCATTGTGCTATTACGTTACCAGCAACTTTTCAGCTCTACcgtcatatatgcagtccattgttgaccaaGATGTTATGCAGTGCGTGACTGTACctgaatttttaaagttcttatagTAATGTAAGACTCTGGTCATGATCAGAGTCTAAAAGTTGATGAATGAACGAATGACATCAAGCATGTCTCATGAGaagtaaatatatttctaaatatgtaGAAAAAGTTCACCTCTTGTgctaattaaaaatgcaaatgaatctaaaaagaatatattttctcatttaattcacaaaaataattttgtgtgtgcCTTATGCTATTAAAGAGGCACTGATAGGTTATTTGGCAGAGGTTCACAGAAGCCTCAAGAATATTGTGTTCCATCAACCCAAAAATCTCATTTCTTGGAATATATACTGAGGAATAAATAAAGACCAGATGTGTTCatttctgtattatttataattgcaAGAATTCAAGGGCAACTAAATGTACAATAGAGAAATCAATCAAATTATGATACATCTCctactggaatattattcagctcttCAGAGTTcttatgaaaaaaagaattatgccaggtgtggtggctcatgcctgtaatcctagcactttgggaggccaaggcaggtgcatcacctgaggccaggagtttgagaccagcctggccaacatggcgaaaccccgtctctactaaaaatccaaaaaaaattagctgggcatagtggtgggcgcctgtaattccagctacttgggaggctgaggcaggagaattgtttgaaccccaggggggcggaggttgcagtgagctgagatggtaccacttcactccagcctgggtgaaacagcaaaactctgtgtcaaaaagaaaaaaaggattattATGAAGGCTATTAAGAAACATGGGAAagtttttttatgttaaaaaggCAAAGTGTAAAATTGTATTTGTGTTTGATTAAAGCCATGTAAAATGATGTGTGCACAATGAAAATGACTTAAATCTAACACAGACCTGGAAAGTAATTGTATTAAGATTGTGGGATTGAGTGACTTTATCTTCTGTTTTGTAACATGTAGTGTTACCATATTGTTTTGTAATAATAAACACTGTGGTTGCTAAGTGTTACTACTCAGCCATGTTGACACTCCTGTAAGGGTTCATACATTATTcccattattcacattttataggTAAATACTTGGGTTTAAGTTCAAATGGTAATATAATGAATAGCAGAATTCTTCAAGCATAACTTCTTTTCATTATTCATGCCATaaattcttctcttctttattagtccatCCAAAATAGTAGGTTTATTtccttagcatttttttctatctcaACTGAGAAGCGCATTCAAATAGGGGAAGAGAATAGATCGGAGTTAGATCTAATTGAATCTTGACTATGCCATGCAACATTGGATAAAAATCACTTCATTTATCTAAACCTAAATTAGAAAAGTttacatatctgtaaaatggagctaatactTCGTGGGATCATGGTTAGGATGCCATGGTGTAGTGTGTAAAGTGCCTAGCACTAACCGGTGTCTGGTAAGTTCGTACCTTCCCATTGTGTTCCAGCCCCCTCCCTTCTTCTCAGCTGCTCCACCTCGCCCCACCTGCAGCAGTCCATTTCATGAGGTGTATGTTGATAAAGCTCTCCTAAAGTGTCACTGAAATCGTTTTCTAAAACCCTTACAAAATCCCAAGActgagaggaaggaagaattaATAGGACATGCTCAACTCAAAACTTACttgaattaaaacaaatacaatttcaGCTCAAAACAGTTCAATTTTCATTAAGAAATGAGAACTTcatttactgatttcttttttactctGTAAACGTGGAATCAAAACACTTGgattaaaattgcaaaaaaaattccTTATAGAGGGAACAAATCTTTGTACTCTTTTTAGAATTAAATTATCAGCCTCCTACTTAggtatcatttttttattatctcCATGACAGGTTCATGCCCCCTGATGACCCTCTTGGCAGACATGGCCCCAGTCTGGataattttctgaggaagaaACCTATTGTTCCTGAACACAAAAAGCAGCCTTGTCCATATGGTAACTTGCTTTGTGAATATTGGGTATATGCCTTTAGAACACAATATATTATTAAACTTTTGTTAACAAAAATGAACACTTAAAATTTTGGATGGCATAATATGCAGTTCTTTGGATTCCAGATAAATTTCAGAAAACGTcttagccatgaaaaagaattatttttacctGTTTGGATTCAAGACAAATGCATTTCCTTATATTAAAACATGGTTCAAAAAACACTGTTAATTCTACGTGAAGTTAGTTTTGAAGTGAATAAAAATTTGGAGTTTTTTCATCTAGATACAAATCAGATGAGCATGGTTCTATCGCCCTACAGTAGTATACTGTGCTCTTCAAAACAGAATTTCCTACCTAATTATAAAGTCCTACTGGAAGACAAGAGGCAGGTAGGAGTTGAGGACACGGAGGTATTAGCCAAAAGTTCTggaagtggctgggtgcagtggctcaaatctgtaatcccagcagtttgggaggccaaggtgggcagatcacatgaggccaggagttgagaccagcctggctaacatggagaaaccctgtctctacttaaaatacaaaaaaattcaccaggcttggtagcgcacgcctgtgatcccagctactcagatggccgaggcataagaattgcttgaacccgagaggcagaggttgcagtgagctgagatcacaccactgccctccacctgggtgacagagcaagaccctgtctcaaaaaaaaaaaaaaagttctggaggtgaTTATTACTCATTCGGCCAACTTCCTCCTGTTCTTGATAGTAAAGAAATGAGAAGACTGAGAAGTGACGTTTCTCAAGAGTAAAGAACAGAGTGACACTTAGCACAGCTCCCATTTCTATCGTTGTCTCTTCTACAAGTTAAAATCATAGGGCCAAACTGAGTTTTCAGGATCTGATGGTATGCTCCTTTGCCTAATTAATTTTACTCTTCTTAGGAAAGAAGTGTACCTATGGACACAAGTGCAAATATTACCATCCCGAAAGGGGCAGTCAGCCACAGCGGTCAGTGGCTGATGAACTCCGTGCCATGTCTAGAAATACGGCAGCCAAAACTGCAAACGAAGGAGGACTGGTGAAAAGCAACAGTGTTCCTTGTAGCACCAAGGCTGATAGCACTTCTGATGTCAAACGAGGTGCTCCAAAGAGGCAATCAGATCCAAGCATAAGGACACAAGTCTACCAAGACCTAGAAGAAAAGCTTCCCACCAAAAACAAATTGGAAACCAGGTCTGTACCTTCCTTAGTTAGCATCCCAGCTACTTCTACTGCAAAACCCCAAAGCACTACATCTTTAAGCAATGGCCTTCCATCTGGAGTTCATTTCCCACCTCAGGATCAAAGACCACAGGGACAATATCCTTCAATGATGATGGCAACCAAAAATCATGGAACGCCAATGCCTTATGAACAGTATCCAAAATGTGACTCACCTGTCGACATCGGATATTATTCCATGTTGAATGCATACTCAAATCTGAGTCTCTCAGGCCCACGAAGCCCTGAAAGGCGTTTCTCCTTAGACACAGATTATAGAATAAGTTCCGTAGCTTCTGACTGCAGCAGTGAAGGGAGCATGAGCTGTGGGAGCAGTGACTCCTACGTGGGTTACAATGACCGGTCCTATGTCAGCTCCCCCGACCCACAGCTAGAGGAGAATTTGAAGTGTCAACACATGCACCCTCACAGCCGCCTTAATCCTCAACCGTTCCTGCAGAATTTCCACGACCCCTTAACCAGAGGGCAAAGTTACAGTCACGAAGAACCAAAGTTCCATCACAAGCCTCCTCTTCCGCACCTGGCTCTGCACCTGCCGCACTCCGCTGTGGGCGCCCGGTCCAGCTGTCCTGGCGACTACCCCTCTCCTCCAAGTTCAGCACACTCTAAGGCACCACACCTAGGGAGGTCCTTGGTGGCCACGAGAATAG from Homo sapiens chromosome 11, GRCh38.p14 Primary Assembly encodes:
- the ZC3H12C gene encoding probable ribonuclease ZC3H12C isoform 1 (isoform 1 is encoded by transcript variant 1), which encodes MPGGGSQEYGVLCIQEYRKNSKVESSTRNNFMGLKDHLGHDLGHLYVESTDPQLSPAVPWSTVENPSMDTVNVGKDEKEASEENASSGDSEENTNSDHESEQLGSISVEPGLITKTHRQLCRSPCLEPHILKRNEILQDFKPEESQTTSKEAKKPPDVVREYQTKLEFALKLGYSEEQVQLVLNKLGTDALINDILGELVKLGNKSEADQTVSTINTITRETSSLESQRSESPMQEIVTDDGENLRPIVIDGSNVAMSHGNKEVFSCRGIKLAVDWFLERGHKDITVFVPAWRKEQSRPDALITDQEILRKLEKEKILVFTPSRRVQGRRVVCYDDRFIVKLAFESDGIIVSNDNYRDLANEKPEWKKFIDERLLMYSFVNDKFMPPDDPLGRHGPSLDNFLRKKPIVPEHKKQPCPYGKKCTYGHKCKYYHPERGSQPQRSVADELRAMSRNTAAKTANEGGLVKSNSVPCSTKADSTSDVKRGAPKRQSDPSIRTQVYQDLEEKLPTKNKLETRSVPSLVSIPATSTAKPQSTTSLSNGLPSGVHFPPQDQRPQGQYPSMMMATKNHGTPMPYEQYPKCDSPVDIGYYSMLNAYSNLSLSGPRSPERRFSLDTDYRISSVASDCSSEGSMSCGSSDSYVGYNDRSYVSSPDPQLEENLKCQHMHPHSRLNPQPFLQNFHDPLTRGQSYSHEEPKFHHKPPLPHLALHLPHSAVGARSSCPGDYPSPPSSAHSKAPHLGRSLVATRIDSISDSRLYDSSPSRQRKPYSRQEGLGSWERPGYGIDAYGYRQTYSLPDNSTQPCYEQFTFQSLPEQQEPAWRIPYCGMPQDPPRYQDNREKIYINLCNIFPPDLVRIVMKRNPHMTDAQQLAAAILVEKSQLGY
- the ZC3H12C gene encoding probable ribonuclease ZC3H12C isoform 2 (isoform 2 is encoded by transcript variant 2), whose protein sequence is MSLYFPANEYGVLCIQEYRKNSKVESSTRNNFMGLKDHLGHDLGHLYVESTDPQLSPAVPWSTVENPSMDTVNVGKDEKEASEENASSGDSEENTNSDHESEQLGSISVEPGLITKTHRQLCRSPCLEPHILKRNEILQDFKPEESQTTSKEAKKPPDVVREYQTKLEFALKLGYSEEQVQLVLNKLGTDALINDILGELVKLGNKSEADQTVSTINTITRETSSLESQRSESPMQEIVTDDGENLRPIVIDGSNVAMSHGNKEVFSCRGIKLAVDWFLERGHKDITVFVPAWRKEQSRPDALITDQEILRKLEKEKILVFTPSRRVQGRRVVCYDDRFIVKLAFESDGIIVSNDNYRDLANEKPEWKKFIDERLLMYSFVNDKFMPPDDPLGRHGPSLDNFLRKKPIVPEHKKQPCPYGKKCTYGHKCKYYHPERGSQPQRSVADELRAMSRNTAAKTANEGGLVKSNSVPCSTKADSTSDVKRGAPKRQSDPSIRTQVYQDLEEKLPTKNKLETRSVPSLVSIPATSTAKPQSTTSLSNGLPSGVHFPPQDQRPQGQYPSMMMATKNHGTPMPYEQYPKCDSPVDIGYYSMLNAYSNLSLSGPRSPERRFSLDTDYRISSVASDCSSEGSMSCGSSDSYVGYNDRSYVSSPDPQLEENLKCQHMHPHSRLNPQPFLQNFHDPLTRGQSYSHEEPKFHHKPPLPHLALHLPHSAVGARSSCPGDYPSPPSSAHSKAPHLGRSLVATRIDSISDSRLYDSSPSRQRKPYSRQEGLGSWERPGYGIDAYGYRQTYSLPDNSTQPCYEQFTFQSLPEQQEPAWRIPYCGMPQDPPRYQDNREKIYINLCNIFPPDLVRIVMKRNPHMTDAQQLAAAILVEKSQLGY